The region ACGTGTTTTCTCTCCCATCGACTCAAGGCCAAGTGCAATTGCATTGAAACGTTCTTTTGACTTTGTTTGTTTACCTTATGCAAGATTAATTGGTAAATTTCACCCCTAAACAAGCCTGCAGCGTCATTTAAACTTGAACTTGACTTTGAATACCCGAATGTGGTTTGATGAACCAACAGAGAGATCTACAAAAAGTGTACAAAAAACTCACGGGAAATTGGGAAATACCTGGCAAAGGTTTCTGTTTCGCCCAATCAGTGATTTCGCTGATGTGATTCAACTTTTACTTTCTGGCACACTTTTTTGGCTTCTCTTGAGGATGAATTGGgcaactttttattttactttcgtttttgtcaagttgttcaatttaattttagtttattggCAGCTCAGtgggaattttttaaaatttctttgaTGTTGCTTTGAAGGTCATACGAAATTTGGCTGTGAACTATACATCCAAAAACGGAATCTTACCTTTAAGAGGTTTCAAGAGGTAAATCAATTATTCTTACAatttatatgtttgccaatcagCCAGGCAAATACTAGGAAagaaaaatcttaaataaatcCGTTTTATGGCCTCTTGAGAAATGGGGTCAGATGAAAGCTCATTATTAAGTGACACAAATGCAAACAATGTCGAACAATTTGCTCGGCGCACATGTCCCATATTTTATAGCCTTCTTTATAaccaaattaattataaactGCATTTCATTGGGGCGAGAGGAGCAGACTGGCAGCTGTCAGAAAGTCAAACACTGAGTGAATGCAATTccaacaaataatttatacacATTTTATTACTCTTGCACTTGGTCTGTAATAAATCGCTTTCCCAATGTGAAGGTCGATTATAGTTTTCGCAAGTGAGATGAAACGCAACtaaacgaaaaacaaattgCGAAGATCCTACAATGTCAACACTGCGTATGAGCAATTTGTTTTGGCTCACCAGCTCTGAAAAGCTACCAAGAAATtaagtaatataaatataattttgagtCATAGCAAATTAGCGAAAATAAATACGGTAGAGCCTTTTGTTTTAAACCGATGACATTTTGTTTTGTGACTCTTTAAATGCTCTTTGAAGCTTTATTAAAAGGGGTATAAATTAGGTACAAGGAATTCTTAAATTTAGATTCTTTTtgtgaaaaggaaaatacTTTTAGTACAATCTAATTAAATGCctattaataaatttagtGCAGCAGACCGattaatatcaattttttacATCCTTTTAATTAGAGTTCCCAATATTTTCGTCTTGGGTCACCTGGGGTCTCATAAAGCTTAATGGTTTTTCATGCCTCAGCTGAAGAGCTTTTTCTCACTCTATGCTGGCTAACATACATTATGAATAGAAAAACACACATAATGCGGCACTAATACATAGTTTTGCCGAGTCTATATATAACGATGCTTAACCTTAACATATAGCAGACACCTTCAAATGAATTTTTCTTgagatataaaaataaatatgtgtaCTCGATAGATCCGTGTGGATATATGCTCTCGCCTGATTTTGCAGCTGAaatccgtatctgtatctacaGCCTGTGGCCAGCTAGGGTCTGATCGGATCTGCTTCTCAAACCGCCATCGACCCACGCAAATGAActtgaaaattaattgtttctGCAATCCCCACAATTGCAGAGCATGAGGGGTGTACGGACAAGATATATAGGCCTTATGTATAGGAGATATGTGTACACTTGCTCAGTGCCACAAGGGGTTTGCCTTCCATAATTTATTTGGCTTTCGGATACTACATATGTGCCTGAAAAACagattttgtttataatttcattaaaattgaatGCCAGGCAAATTTTTCTGCGGactggaaaattgaaaattttaaggaaTCCACAATTTATATGGCTTGTTCTCTTTGCcccatatatttttatatttatttgaataaattaGTGGCCACTTCCTTTCATCTTTTTAATCCCCAAGGACGCAAGGGTCAATGCAGTTAAGTCGAATTTAGATCTATTTATATGGAAATTGCACAGAGCTGACCTTGAATGCTGTCGCAAATTTTTCTGCTGATGGATTGATGATGGCCAGACAAACTGGCAAAGTGAATATTTTGGTCACATCTTTGAGGCTTCCTACACCGAACATTGCTGCTGACATTTCGACTAAAagtttgcttttaaaaataaaatgtataaggcCATTAACAGTTAGTACGATGATCTGTCCACCCCTTTTTGAGGGCAGAAGTCACTCGTTTATCAATAGCCTGTTGACGTCACACTGAGCTACAACTTGTACATCCTGTTTATTATTTTCGCCTTTAGGTGTATACGAATGAATACATCCACGCGAAACGCCATTTATTCTGGCTGCGCATTCCATTCATGAAAAAGGAGGGGAAGCCAGAGCGATCATTTAACAGCCCCAAACGAATATGTAATAAAAAGAAGAGTATATACACAATTATAGCAAGTATATGAATAAAGATTACTCAAGTCTATTTGGCCCACAGATGACAGCACGACTGTGGACAATGTTTTGATATGCTTGGCACAAGTGTTTCTCTacattgttattattttttatggggGTGTCTGCCTCGGAAAGACGACAAGTTAGAAGGTCGAAAGCGAAAGTTTCGTTCGTTTTTTAGACTGTTTTTTTTGCTCTCCAATTTTTTAGCTTGTTCTGGTGTCTTGTACTTTGTCTGTTCTTTAAGATTTCTGTCTTCTTCGCCATTCCGTAGTTCGCACATCATTGTgtgatataaatatttttgagaaGCCACACAAATATCACAAAGATTTATCTAAGCATTTATCTGCGTTTTAAAAGAAAGCCAGAAAATAGTCAAAATAcaggaaaaaacaaaacataaaatcTACTAAGAGCAAAGTATTTAGGCAAGTTGACGTCATGAGATGTAGTTCTGCCCTTTTTAGATTACATTATAAGTTACACTTATGTATAACAATTTTATCAAGCAAAACTAAGAAAATTTCATCTgcagttaaaaaaattgtacaaagAAAAGGACATTTCAGGGtactattaatattaaagttctgaattatgtttatatattttttaaaaatattctctttatctaaagaacatttttagattttatttgttttatatgataaattaatagtaCGCTAAATAAGTAATTTACTAACATTTCTCGGGTCTATTAACTGGTTACATTTTATTGGTTagatatttttcatatttattcaatGAACGATTATGAACAACGCATAATAAATCCTACTTAACTGTAAGTAAACCACAACCATTTCCAGGCGATTTGAAACTCAAAACAAAAGTACCATGCGCAGCAAATCCAAACAAATTGCCCTGATATGCATAAATTTATGATTTCAGACCTGATTTGCCACCGGGGGATTTATGGGCGAAGGGATAAAGGATCCTGTTCAAAGCGCATGGAATGACTGGTGACACAACAAATGGCCATAAGCCATAAACAAGGCGTTGGGTGAATTATGGGTGCAGAGAGCACAAATGAGGGCTTGTACCCATCGACACCTGCCTCCTGGCTCCAGTGCATCCTTGGGTGATCCTGCAGCCTTCGTGTAATTTGGCCGCAATTGTTAGTTGGTTAGTTTTGGCGTCTCGGGCTCTGCGAATTTCCCAAAGGAGTGCAGCCGAGTGCACGACTCAATTTCCAGTTGGCAAATTGGCTTAGATGCCAATTGAGACGAACATATGCGGATTGCATGCGAAAGGGGGAAACATATGCCATCAAATCCCATTCATTTGCGCCGTGCCGCcagctacagatacagatacacttacagatacagatacctCAATCTCAAGGTGTCGGAGTGCAATTTATTCTTAGAAGCCATGGCCAGAGCCAGGTGCATTTCTTTGAATGCGAATGCAATTCAATTAGCCCAGATTCAAAGGGGAGCGAATAAATAGCAATTGTCCTTGCCTCTAAATTGTGAGCACAACTCAATTGGACCAGGCTAAATTAACAGATCCTTGGGCCGGCGGCAATTAGCTTCGCCCTGGCCCAAGGATAATGAACTGGGCAGTGCAGCAGCACAAGTTCCTCAAGCTCAAATGCCAGCCATGTATTATAAATGAATGATTTAATGAGTTTTATATGTACTAGCCGGCTGGCTAGGTACTGCATGTAATGTAATTACAGCAACTAATTGAAAGTACTTTATGGCTTTCCCCTGCCACTGAAGGTCAATTTATTGTGGTTTTATTATGTGGTTAACTTGCTGGGATAAATAGCAGTGGGTTGTTACTTACTAAATACGCTATTTGAAGTTTGGTAAAAATTCCATTTTCGACTTTCATCTGCAAATGATTTCCAATTAATGCCACATACGTGCCGCCATTTAGAGACTTCCCATAGACCTTGGTGAATTGTTGGTTTAGACCAGCAAAGTGGCGTTGAAAGCCATGGCGAGACAGTTGCCTCCGTGGATGAATAGACGAATGGATCCGTTGACACGCTGAATCAACAGAATGATGCGAAAATAATATGCTCCCGACTGGAGCGAAGGCGTCGGCTGTCTGGTCCATAGAAACCAAACCAggcattcatttattttgagTGATTTCACGGTCCAAGTGGACCCTCGCAAATCGGCACAGTTTTTCAGGCAGACCGAAGCCAGCTGGGCGTATGTGTAATGCAGACTCACACCCGGGGGAAGTCCATAAATTGTGCTAAAAAGTATGCCAAGCCATAAAGAAAAGCCATTAAAATGCGGAAAGCAGCAAAGAATTTGGGTCGGAAATGTATGTCAAGGATttggaaatatatttcaatattcCGAAGAAGCCACTTTGATTGATTTCTGCATAATTCATCATTTAAACCCGCTTCCTGCACAgatatacatttaattaagTCGGTCAGCCAACTGGATGTCAATCAATTGATTCCGGTCTCCATTAACAGATCCAACCATCAATGTCAGCCGAGTGAAGCCTAAGGAAGTGACCCCCACCCAGCGCCAAGATGTACGGACTGCTCCTGGAGAATCTCTCCGAGTACATTAAGTCTGTCTACGGCGAGGAGAAATGGGAGGACATCCGACGTCAGGCCGGCATCGATTCGCCCTCGTTCAGCGTGCATCAGGTCTACCCCGAGAACCTGCTCCAGAAGTTGGCCAAAAAGGCGCAACAGGTGGGTGctgatttaattttgatttgataaaataatCCCCTTCCGATAAATTTTCCTGTCCCTAAAACAGGTCCTGGGCGTCTCGGAGCGAGAGTTCATGGACCAGATGGGCGTCTACTTCGTGGGCTTCGTGGGTCAGTATGGCTACGATCGCGTCCTCTCCGTGCTGGGTCGCCACATGCGCGACTTCCTCAACGGCCTGGACAACCTGCACGAGTACCTGAAGTTCTCTTATCCGCGGATGAGAGCCCCCAGCTTCATCTGCGAGAACGAGACGAAGCAGGGTCTGACCCTGCACTATCGCTCCAAGCGTCGGGGGTTCGTCTACTACACAATGGGTCAAATCCGGGAGGTGGCGCGGTATTTTTACCACAAGGAGATGCACATCGAGCTGGTGCGGGAGGAGATCCTCTTCGACACGGTCCACGTCACCTTCCAACTGACCTTCGATAACCGGGCCTTTACCCTGGCATCCTTGGCGATGACGCGGGAGGAGAAACACCTGCCCATCAGCGCACACGTGCTCTTCGAGATATTTCCCTTCTGCATGGTATTTGGGTATGTTCTTATTATTAAAACTCGTGAGcaaacaatatttaatttattttttataaatcccATTAATCCTAACCTAGTGCCGACATGGTAGTGCGCAGTATCGGAAACTCTTTAATGGTGATTTTGCCAGAGCTCTTGGGGAAAAAAATCACGGCCTGGTTCGATTTGGTTCGTCCTCTAATTGCATTCAAATTCCAGACTGTAAGTTAAAGCTGATAattgattaataattataatgattGTCTTAACCTGTATAAATTATAACAGATACTCAATCGCACAAATAACATATTTGAGCTGGTGACTGTGGACCCAGTAACGGAGAGATTCGACGTTCAAAATGAGGATTTACTTACCCATGAAGATGGCAGTGAGCCGGAGAAGTCTTTGAGATTGAAAGGTATACgaaaaattatcaaaactaATATGTAAATTAACTAAACACAAATTCGAAGACGTAAGGTATTAATTCGTTTTATGATTGTGTTCTCCAATGGCAAGATTATTGTTATAAGGTTTCAACACTAATAATGTATTTTCCACAGGTCAAATGGTTTACATGGAGAACTGGCGCATGATCATGTTTCTGGGTACCCCCGTAATGCCCGATCTGACCTCCCTGATAACCACTGGCCTGTATATCAACGATCTATCCATGCATGACTTTAGCAGAGATCTCATGCTGGCGGGTACTCAACAATCAGTGGAACTTAAGTTGGCCCTGGATCAAGAACAGCAGAAGTCCAAGAAACTGGAGGAGTCCATGAGATTGGTAAGAAACATCAGACAAGTAGTAAAAATGATTTCgtaataaatgattttttaaaaatcttagtTGGATGAGGAGATGAGGAGAACAGATGAGCTGCTCTATCAGATGATACCCAAACAGGTGGCTGATCGCCTCCGAAGGGGTGAAAATCCCATTGATACTTGtgaggtaaaataatatgatctCAGGTTAAATATGAGCCAACAAtatattgtttaattaatttatttccctGCAGATGTTTGATAGTGTCTCTATCCTGTTCTCGGACATCGTTACCTTCACGGAGATCTGCAGCAGAATTACTCCCATGGAGGTGGTGTCCATGCTGAATGCCATGTACTCCATATTCGACAAGCTGACGGAGAGGAACTCTGTTTACAAggtgggttttatttttatgcaatGTATCCTAGATGGTGATGAATGGTTCTAGGTGGAAACCATTGGGGACGCTTACATGGTGGTGGCGGGGGCCCCGGATAAGGATGCCAATCACGCCGAGCGAGTCTGTGATATGGCCCTGGACATGGTGGATGCCATAACCGATCTCAAGGATCCCTCCACGGGCCAGCATTTGAGGATACGTAAGTTGAAATGAATTTAAGGTGGTTCCTTCCTACATATACCCACTATCCCCTCCAGGTGTGGGTGTCCACTCAGGCGCCGTGGTGGCGGGCATTGTGGGGTTGAAGATGCCCCGTTATTGCCTATTTGGTGACACCGTAAACACCGCCTCTCGAATGGAGTCCACGAGCATCGCCATGAAGGTGCACATCTCGGAGTCCACGAAGGTTCTCATCGGTCCCAACTACAAGATCCTTGAGCGTGGCGAGATTGATGTGAAGGGCAAGGGAACCATGGGCACGTATTGGCTGGAGGAGCGCGAGAACAGGCTGCCCTTGCAGGTGACGGCGGCTCTGCAGGCTTTTCCGATCTCCCCGGTTCCGGCACCGACGAACCCCAAGGCCATAATGCCGCCGGGATCCAAGCCGGTGACTCCACTGACGCCCGTTTCCATAACGATGGGGGTTGCGAGTCCTGCCCCTGCTGTTCCTACAGTGGATGTGATGGCTCCTTCGTCCACCATATCCGGTTTGGCTATTACAGCAGCTGCTGCGGCTCACATGTCGCTTCACCACCAGGCCGTGGTGGCGGACGGGTTAAGTGGAAACTCAGGCGCTGGGGGATCGGCGGCAGATATGGGACCTTCAGTTtccggaggagcagcaggagcaaccGGAGGAGCAGGCGCACCTTCCGATGACCGCAACAGTCGCATCTACTCACCCGTAACCTTCAAAGATGTGGCTCGTCGCAGCGTGGCCAACTCCCCAGTGAGAGGCAATGCAGGCTACTCCCATGCGGACCAGGAGAAACGTCGCGAATCTCGTTCGAACTCCACTGGACATGTGTTTATGCGAACTCCCTCTGACATATTTGGCTCCCTCATCCTGGACACCGAGGAATTCCTCGAGGACCTGCAAATCTCGCGTAGCTCTCTgtccaacaacaacaacaatccGCCCGATTGTGGCTTCAGTCAAACTCCGCCATTCCGAATTGGCAGTGCACCACCAAAACCGAGGCCCAGTAATCCGGATAAGTTCACGCCGGAGGAACTGGCCGCCATGGATCAGCTGACGCCGCCTTCGACAGCCCCGGCCAGAGAAACGGCCACCTGCAGCAGTGCATCCTTGGATCGCGACAAGGCCACAAAGCTCAAGTAAGTTTCCAGGAGGACCATAAAGAACAGTCTGACAATCCTACGTTAATTAGAAAAATTACCTTctccaacagcagcagcctgGATGCAACTACTCCCACTGCGGTGGCTGCCAAGGTGTGTCCCATGCGTTCGAAGTCGCCACCAATGACGCAACCACCGGCGGTCCAGATGGTCCAGGCAAGTACCAGCAAGAGTGACACCAACCGACCGGGCTCCAAGGACTCGGTCTCGTCCATTTCCCTGCACTCACCTCCTCCACATCGATCCAATTCGGCGCCAGCTAGGTGAGCTCTACATATAACAATAAATCTCTTTAAATCAGAAAGATAACCCCTGATCCTAACTTACTTTTCCAGACCCCATTCGATGTCCAAGGCGGCGCGAAAGGCCTTCCTGGCCGCCAAGCAGACCAAGGCCATGGAAAAGCTGGACAAGATGATCGAGGAGGTTCATGAAGTGGAGTCCCAGTCGGCGACAAAGGCGGCCAACATGCGGCTTGCCCTCTTTGGACATGATGGGGGTGGTGGCGACATGGCCGCCGGTGGTTGTCCACTTTTCCTCCCACCACCGcctcagcagcaacagcgccTCATGCCCATGCCCAGCTCCATCTCGGACTCCGGCCTCTGCAGTCATGGGTGGGAATacataatcttaaaaaataaagttcccCTTATTATATTTACCATTCAATACATCACATACACCACAGCCATAGCCATGCGCCCAGCTGCCATCACCTGGAGCCGAAGATGACCAACAGCCAGAGTTTCCAGCACTCTCCACGAGGTGGGATAACCCATCAGTGCTGCAGCGGCTTCGGACACGGAAATGGACGTCACTCGCACCGGATGCACTCGAACGCCTGCCGAATTCTGTAGAGGATCCAGCAGGCAGCACCACCACATCATCCATATCATGTATACTGACTCTGATTCTGCTCACTGTTCCCGATGCTTTTCGGTGTATTTACGATAACTAGTCAGCAATTATTAGGATTTAGTTAGTTGTTGAATCTCATAGTGTATAGCCTAGAATAGTTAAAGAATGTACCTATATGTTATGTATACCCAGACTATAGCTAGTCAAGCAGGGCTTTAAAACTCGGCAAATCAGTGTCTAAATATGCTAAGAATCTGTATAAACTGTTGGCACTCTATATACCATATACTTGTGTGCTTTAATCAAAAGATTTCAAATTTCTTGACCTCTAAATATGACAATACCAACAGGAATCCAACTACAAAGGGAAGACATTTTCCCTACATTTTCATGAAACCACCTGAGGCAGAGTTTGCTCACAAAATAAACTAAACCtattatatatgtattataaAATCTCTATATATTTGTAGTAGTTAAATGGTTAAGTAGATTTTATGTGGACACgaatactaaataaatatttccaaaagaaTTCAGAGTTGCATATTTTCTAAATGTTTTATCTAAAGGTCCAACAAACTCGTTGCTTGCGATTTGTTAACGCTATCAAAATCTAAAAGctcagaaaattaaataaatattccatAAAATATCTACTTCCTCAATTGAATTTCTATATGATTCAGTGGTTTcgtttaaaatacatttatttttgcatttcaGAAAATGGTACATCCATTAAAATTAAGAGATCTTAGGTTGACGTTTTCAGAACTATAAATCAGCAAGATTTATATCTTTCTTTTTAGTAGtttcaaaataaatgcattcaCTTTGTTTCTTCTTTAAACCAAGTGCATATAGGACTGTGAGAAGTGAGACATAAACGTAAATATAAAGTAATGGCAAAGTAAATTCGCAAAGTGGTGTGAACACAATGAACTTATATTGAATTATTGTGCTACTTAATATACTTTCGAGTTTTAATCtttctaataattttaatttttggttatTTTAAGTCGTTACATTGCACTTTTGGCATATCACATCTGAACTTATAATGGCAAGCATACAActgaaacaaaaattgtacgaAATGATACAAGTTAATGTAcccaaataaatgtatatatacacTTCAAGCGTAGTTCGTCTTTCGGGTTGACTAGGTTTGGTTGGGCTTTCGGAGGAATATTTCCTTGATCGCTTTCGGTGGGGTTTCCTTTAGGCTCTCTCGACCATTGCCGTCTGAACGACATCGTCGTTGGAATAAATAACTGTTCCATCAAGCGTCTCAATGGTTTGGATGGTGGTCTTGCAGTAAAAGCACACCTTGGAGTTCATCATGTGCTGCATGATGCAGTCGCTGCAGGACTGGTGCTTGCAGGGCGTGAACACGGCAGTGATGGGCTTTGCGCAGCAGATGGGACACAGTGAGTCCTCCGATGGCAGTGTGATGTCCGAAAGCAGCGTCTGCTTCACGCGTAAACTCTCGATCAGGCTGCGAACGTTGTCGATTTCCTCGGTGGACACGTGGGAAGGAACTGGTTAGAAGAGTTGATTACTCAAAGGTACATCTATAATGTATACAATAAACTCACAATCATTAAGAGCAAACTTCAGGATCGGCGGATCAGCCCTAATACGCTTGGAGTTGTTTGGCAAAGGAACACGCACATCATTGGTCAGCGGATCAATGTGTGGCCTAGAGGAGGGATCGAAGTTACCCCTGGGTATATTCTTCTGCTCCAGCAGCGGTGTTCGTATTTCTCCCAAAGCGAACTCCAGCGTGGCAAACTGGAAGCTTGGATCGGTGAGGAAAGCCCGCGATACCCGAGTCACAATCTGCGGCCTCATGTCGCTCTCCATCTCCTCCTGCATCAAAGCTAGCAGAATGCCCAAAGCAGCAGTCACAATAGGATAGTGGGTAACTGCATTCAAGTCTGCCGAGCACATGTCCACCACAAACTGAAAGCATCCCGGCGGCACCGTCACCCGGGAGAGCACCTGGCTGATCAGCTGGCAGATGCGATTCAGCAGGAGATCGCTGTTCGGACGGGATTCATCCGTAACGACCTCAGGCGCTGCTGTGATGACCATTTCGAGGCAGCGCATCAGCGAGACCGTCAGCTCAAAGCACATGGAGCAAATCTTCAGCTGCTTGGGCTCAAACAGGGTGTTTTCCTGCCTCTGAGCAGTGTTTTGGATCTGGCaataaaaccaataaattttgtttatgtgGATGGCACACTTTAGCTCACATACTAACCTCCTGCAGTAGCAAAATAAACTCAGAGAAGGCCCAGTTCAATTGACTCAGCACTGAGTTCAGGAACGCGGTGGCAAAGGGCTCATCCTCCAACAACTTGGCGCCAATAAGCCTTTGAAAATGCTTTGAAGGATTGGCCGGGGCAACGTTGTGCAGCAATCCTGTGTGAGTTTCGTTTCTGGAGCGACTGCGACAAAGTCCCTGATGCAGAGGCAATGATCCTCCCTGCCACACGGATGGCTGACGGGAATCCTTGTACGCATAGCCCTCGCCCATCCAAAAGCGCAAGAGCAGCCAGTTACTCTGACCCCACGCTCTGTTTTCATAGGGACGAAGAAGTGCGCGAACCAGACTGGCCTGAGCCCGCTTCGAAGTTCGTTCCAGTGCTCGAACTCCAGACTTGTGGCAGGTGAGGGTGCCCAGAGCCTGCAGCAGGGAGTCCTTGCAGGAGGCTAGCACAATACGCGGGTCGGCGGAGTGAATGCCCAGAAACTCCGCTGCCGCGTTGACACCACATTCAGCATC is a window of Drosophila biarmipes strain raj3 chromosome 3R, RU_DBia_V1.1, whole genome shotgun sequence DNA encoding:
- the LOC108031763 gene encoding soluble guanylate cyclase 88E: MYGLLLENLSEYIKSVYGEEKWEDIRRQAGIDSPSFSVHQVYPENLLQKLAKKAQQVLGVSEREFMDQMGVYFVGFVGQYGYDRVLSVLGRHMRDFLNGLDNLHEYLKFSYPRMRAPSFICENETKQGLTLHYRSKRRGFVYYTMGQIREVARYFYHKEMHIELVREEILFDTVHVTFQLTFDNRAFTLASLAMTREEKHLPISAHVLFEIFPFCMVFGADMVVRSIGNSLMVILPELLGKKITAWFDLVRPLIAFKFQTILNRTNNIFELVTVDPVTERFDVQNEDLLTHEDGSEPEKSLRLKGQMVYMENWRMIMFLGTPVMPDLTSLITTGLYINDLSMHDFSRDLMLAGTQQSVELKLALDQEQQKSKKLEESMRLLDEEMRRTDELLYQMIPKQVADRLRRGENPIDTCEMFDSVSILFSDIVTFTEICSRITPMEVVSMLNAMYSIFDKLTERNSVYKVETIGDAYMVVAGAPDKDANHAERVCDMALDMVDAITDLKDPSTGQHLRIRVGVHSGAVVAGIVGLKMPRYCLFGDTVNTASRMESTSIAMKVHISESTKVLIGPNYKILERGEIDVKGKGTMGTYWLEERENRLPLQVTAALQAFPISPVPAPTNPKAIMPPGSKPVTPLTPVSITMGVASPAPAVPTVDVMAPSSTISGLAITAAAAAHMSLHHQAVVADGLSGNSGAGGSAADMGPSVSGGAAGATGGAGAPSDDRNSRIYSPVTFKDVARRSVANSPVRGNAGYSHADQEKRRESRSNSTGHVFMRTPSDIFGSLILDTEEFLEDLQISRSSLSNNNNNPPDCGFSQTPPFRIGSAPPKPRPSNPDKFTPEELAAMDQLTPPSTAPARETATCSSASLDRDKATKLKKITFSNSSSLDATTPTAVAAKVCPMRSKSPPMTQPPAVQMVQASTSKSDTNRPGSKDSVSSISLHSPPPHRSNSAPARPHSMSKAARKAFLAAKQTKAMEKLDKMIEEVHEVESQSATKAANMRLALFGHDGGGGDMAAGGCPLFLPPPPQQQQRLMPMPSSISDSGLCSHGHSHAPSCHHLEPKMTNSQSFQHSPRGGITHQCCSGFGHGNGRHSHRMHSNACRIL